TGCGGTCCTATTGCACCCTTGAGCGAGGGTGGTCCGAAGGGCGGGCGGGCAACACCTACTACGGCGTCTGCCGGCCTGAGGAGGAGGCGGCCTTCCTGCCGGCCTATGAGGACGGACAGAGGCTCCACGTCGCCGAGGCCGCGGTGGAATCGGCCCACAGCGCCTTGAGCAGCGCAGCGGCCCGGGTGTCGGATCGAGAAGAAAAGCTGGACGCCAAGCAGCGCGAGCTGCGGCAGGAAGGGCTGTCCGACGAGGAGCGGCAGCGCATCCGGGATCGGATCGAGGAGGTGCGTGGCGAAATCCGCGACGCCCGCCGCGCCGCGCGCGACGCCAGCAATGCACTGGACGAGGCGCGGCGGGAGGAAGACCGGGTGCGGTTCCTGCTGAGCGGC
The genomic region above belongs to Brevundimonas goettingensis and contains:
- a CDS encoding DUF2799 domain-containing protein, with product MKRLLIAGGLVAGAMLLGSCATMSEDECRAGAWGEKGHADGMAGYPMTRLSSHIDACAKFQVAVDPVAYSSAREDGLRSYCTLERGWSEGRAGNTYYGVCRPEEEAAFLPAYEDGQRLHVAEAAVESAHSALSSAAARVSDREEKLDAKQRELRQEGLSDEERQRIRDRIEEVRGEIRDARRAARDASNALDEARREEDRVRFLLSGRYPV